Within Deinococcus actinosclerus, the genomic segment CGGTGGCCGTGAACACCAGCCCCATGTACACCCCCAGCGAACTGGAGCACCAGCTCCAGGACAGCGGCAGCGAGACGCTGGTCATCCTCGACACCTTCTACCCCCGCTACGCCGAGATCCAGGGCCGCGTGAACGTGAAACGTGTCCTCGTGACCGGCGTGCAGGATGCCCTGAGCTTCCCGAAGAACCTGCTGTACCCCGTGAAAGCCAGACGTGAAGGCACCTGGGTGCCCGTGCCCTACGGCGAGCGGGTACTGTCCATGCGCAAGGTCATCGACTCCCAGACGCCCACCCCGCAGCCCGTGACGGCCAGCCCCGACGACGTGGCGCTGCTGCAGTACACCGGCGGCACCACCGGGGTGCCCAAGGGCGCCATGCTCACGCACGGCAACCTCGTTGCCAACTGCGAGCAGGCCAGCTCCTGGATGACCGACCTGCGCGAGGGCCAGGAGGTCACGCTGGCCGCCATTCCGTTCTTCCACGTGTACGGCATGACGGTCGCCATGAACCTCAGCCTGCTGAACGGCGCGACCATCGTCCTGATTCCCAACCCGCGCGACCTGAACATGATCCTGCGGGCCGTGCAGCAGAGCCGTGCGACCCTCTTCCCGGCCGTGCCCACGCTGTACAACGCGATCAACAATCACCCCGACACGCCCAAATTCGACCTGACCAGCATCCGCGCCTGCATCAGCGGCAGCGCGCCCCTGCTGCTCGAGACCGCCCGGAAGTTCCGTGAGATCACGAACGGCGCCAACCTCGTCGAGGGCTACGGCCTGACCGAGGCCAGCCCCATCACGCACGTCAACCCCATCTACGGCGAGCAGCAGGACGGCAGCATCGGCCTGCCCATGCCCGGCGTGGACGCCGTCGTGGCCGGAGACGACGGTCAGATCGTCGCGCCGGGTGAGGTAGGCGAGCTGTGGGTGGCCGGGCCGCAGATCATGAAAGGCTACTGGCAGAAACCCGAGGAGACCGCCAAGACCCTGGTGGACGCCCACGGCCGCACCTGGCTCATGACCGGGGACATGGCCACCATGGACGAGCGCGGCTACTTCCGGATCGTGGACCGCAAGAAGGACCTGATCATCGCGGGCGGCTACAACATCTACCCGCGCGAGGTCGAGGAGGCCCTGATGAGCCACCCGGCCGTGCTGGAAGCCGCCGCTGTCGGCGTGCCCGACACCTACCGCGGCGAGAGTGTGCACGCGGTCGTCGCGCTGAAGCCCGGCGCGACCGCCACGGACGCCGAGATCATCGCGCACTGCCGTGAACTCCTGAGCCCGTACAAGGTGCCCCGCAGTGTGGAATTCCGCGCGGAACTGCCCAAGACGGCCGCCATGAAGATCCTGCGCCGTCAGCTGGCCCAGGAAGCCCGCGACGCGCGGGCCGCCCGCAGCGCCTGAGCAGGGCATCCACGAGGAGTAGTTCAGACAGAGGGGCGGCCCCGTTCAGGCCGCCCCTTCCCCCTGGTGCCGCGCAGCCCTCTTCAGGCGTTCGCCAGGGGCGCGTACGCGGTCGCGCCGCCGTCCAGGGCACTGGCCGGGCGTCCGGCCTGGATGGCGGCGGCGCCCGCCAGGGCGATCATGGCGCCGTTGTCGGTGTTCAGGCCCCTGCCGGGGAACACGACGTGCAGGCCGGTGGCGGCGAACGCGTCGCGCAGGGCGCGGTTGGCGGCCACCCCGCCGGACACGACGACCGTGCGGCGCCCGGTGGACTGCGCGGCGCGGACGGTGGTGTTCACGAGAGTCTGCACGGCGGCCCGCTGGAAGCTCGCCGCGAGGTTCTCCGGGGTGGCGCCCGCGCGGTGGGCGAGGAGCGCCGCCGTCTTCAGGCCGCTGAAGCTGAAGTCGAAGCCGCTCTGGCCCTTCAGGGGTTCCTTGAACGGCACGGCGTTCGGGTCGCCGCGCGTGGCGGCCTCGCTGATGGCCGGGCCGCCGGGGTAGCCCAGCCCGGCGAGGCGGGCGACCTTGTCGAAGGCCTCACCCGCCGCGTCGTCGCGGGTCGCGCCGACCAGCACGTACTCGCCATCGCGCGGTACGTCGAACAGGTGGGTGTGTCCGCCGCTGACGACCAGCGCCAGGAACGGGGCGCGCAGCTCGGCCTCGCTGGCCGCCGCGAAGATGTGGCCCTCCAGGTGGTGCGCCGCGTGGAAGGGCACGTTCAGCGCCTGCGCGAGGCCCTTGCCGTACATCAGGCCCACCAGCAGCGCGCCCACCAGTCCAGGCCCGGAGGTCGCCGCGACCGCGCCGATGTCGGTGACGCTCAGGCCCGCCTCGTGCAGGGCGCCTTCCATGATCTGGTCGATGCGCTCGACGTGCTCGCGGCTGGCGAGTTCCGGCATGACGCCCCCGTACTGCGCGTGCACCGCCTGCGACCACACCCGGTTCGCCAGGACCGTCACGCGGCCGTCCGGCGTGAGCTCCACGATCCCGACGCCCGTGTCGTCGCAGGACGTGTCGATTCCCAGGATGCGCAGCGGACGGGGGCGATCAGTCATCGCCGGGGAGTGTAGCAGGGGGCAGGCGGGGCAAATGGACGCTGGAGGCAGAATGGTGGGCGGGTGAACGGGCAGGGCCGGTCAGCGCTGCTGGTCGCGCACGGCCGCGAGGGTCTCCTCGAACTCGTCGAGGAACTCGTCTTCGAGCAGGCGGTCGCGGATCAGGGCGTCCTGCTCGGTGGTGGCCTGCTCGCGGGTCCAGCGCAGCCGCGCCTGCCGCGCGCCGCTCACGTTGCCCTTCCCGGCGATGAAACGCGCGGCGTGCCGCACGGCCTGCACCGGGTCCTCGGTGGGCGCGGTGACGGACAGGTTGCGCAGCCCGCCCTGGTCGTTCACCAGCGAGCAGGTCACCTCGATGCGCGGGCCGCGCCGGGCCAGGAACACCTGATCCACGCGCCACATGCTGGTCGCGCGGATGGGCTCCGGGGCGCGCTGGGGGGCTCGGCGGCGGGCCACGTCAGCACCCCGGCCCGGCGGGCGGCGTCCACTCGCGCAGCGCCTCCTGGCCCAGCAGGACGCGCCCGGCCCCCTCGGCCAGGGCCTCAAGTTCCAGCTCGCCGGGAATCACGAACACCGGGGCGATCCACGCGACGCGCCGCTCGATCCGGTCCACGAGTTCGTCCCAGCGGGCGATGCCGCCGGTCAGGACGATGGCGTCCGGGCGGGCGCTGAGCGCGCCGGTCTGCTCGCCGATGGCCTTGGCGGCCTGATGCACGAACGCGGCGGCGACGATGCTGACGTCCGGGTCGCCCAGGCTGCGGCCCTCCAGTTCACGCAGGTTCGCGCTACCGGTCAGGGCCAGGAAGCCGCTCTCGGCAGCGAGGTGATGCAGGGTCTGCTCGCCCAGCTGCGCGTGCAGGCGCAGCAGGTCCCGCGCGGGGACCGGGCCGCTCTGGCGCGCGCCCATCGGGCCGCCGTTGGCGCCGCTGCCCGTGGTGTCGATGGCGCGTCCGGCCTCGAAGGCGGTCACGCTGGTCGTGGCGCCCAGGTGCGCGACGACCACGCGGG encodes:
- a CDS encoding long-chain-fatty-acid--CoA ligase encodes the protein MTQPPLPQPWLAHYEAGVPRSFRPSGLTLPALLERTARKYPDRTALSFVGAHTSYRDLWQQVQRFASGLQKMGVQPGDRVSIMLPNTPQFVVAFYGTLLAGAVAVNTSPMYTPSELEHQLQDSGSETLVILDTFYPRYAEIQGRVNVKRVLVTGVQDALSFPKNLLYPVKARREGTWVPVPYGERVLSMRKVIDSQTPTPQPVTASPDDVALLQYTGGTTGVPKGAMLTHGNLVANCEQASSWMTDLREGQEVTLAAIPFFHVYGMTVAMNLSLLNGATIVLIPNPRDLNMILRAVQQSRATLFPAVPTLYNAINNHPDTPKFDLTSIRACISGSAPLLLETARKFREITNGANLVEGYGLTEASPITHVNPIYGEQQDGSIGLPMPGVDAVVAGDDGQIVAPGEVGELWVAGPQIMKGYWQKPEETAKTLVDAHGRTWLMTGDMATMDERGYFRIVDRKKDLIIAGGYNIYPREVEEALMSHPAVLEAAAVGVPDTYRGESVHAVVALKPGATATDAEIIAHCRELLSPYKVPRSVEFRAELPKTAAMKILRRQLAQEARDARAARSA
- a CDS encoding butyrate kinase, whose amino-acid sequence is MIAHVINPGTSGVKLACAQIEPSENPALPGQLRLSLTRAELSLDAPPTAGDLPDLTRQVLALTADWPAPDAVVGRGGFIGRVTTGTYRVTEELAAFALACDAGQDPPNLGGPLALAVAKARGVPAFIVDPQSADELLPEARPTGLRGVNRRAEFHALNARAVARRAAYEVGKRFQDARVVVAHLGATTSVTAFEAGRAIDTTGSGANGGPMGARQSGPVPARDLLRLHAQLGEQTLHHLAAESGFLALTGSANLRELEGRSLGDPDVSIVAAAFVHQAAKAIGEQTGALSARPDAIVLTGGIARWDELVDRIERRVAWIAPVFVIPGELELEALAEGAGRVLLGQEALREWTPPAGPGC
- the tsaD gene encoding tRNA (adenosine(37)-N6)-threonylcarbamoyltransferase complex transferase subunit TsaD, which gives rise to MTDRPRPLRILGIDTSCDDTGVGIVELTPDGRVTVLANRVWSQAVHAQYGGVMPELASREHVERIDQIMEGALHEAGLSVTDIGAVAATSGPGLVGALLVGLMYGKGLAQALNVPFHAAHHLEGHIFAAASEAELRAPFLALVVSGGHTHLFDVPRDGEYVLVGATRDDAAGEAFDKVARLAGLGYPGGPAISEAATRGDPNAVPFKEPLKGQSGFDFSFSGLKTAALLAHRAGATPENLAASFQRAAVQTLVNTTVRAAQSTGRRTVVVSGGVAANRALRDAFAATGLHVVFPGRGLNTDNGAMIALAGAAAIQAGRPASALDGGATAYAPLANA